A genomic region of Natronoarchaeum mannanilyticum contains the following coding sequences:
- a CDS encoding DUF5820 family protein codes for MTDYDDLPDDWVVWNDESDGRSVLAYRPDVFDSQSFPPECMPTIYLTSGRPSRRPARSDPVESGTAWNVTLYLEPDVERSADSYEDRADAVAGAVDLAERFAEGEIDYRDLYQIPREEYFEKLDELTG; via the coding sequence GTGACCGACTACGACGATCTGCCCGACGACTGGGTGGTCTGGAACGACGAGTCCGACGGGCGGAGCGTGCTGGCCTACCGCCCGGACGTGTTCGACTCGCAGTCCTTTCCGCCCGAGTGCATGCCGACGATCTACCTCACGAGCGGGCGGCCCTCGCGACGTCCCGCTCGATCGGATCCGGTCGAGTCCGGCACGGCGTGGAACGTCACGCTCTACCTCGAACCCGACGTGGAGCGCTCGGCCGACAGCTACGAGGACCGCGCCGACGCCGTCGCGGGGGCCGTCGACCTCGCCGAACGGTTCGCCGAGGGCGAAATCGACTACCGCGATCTGTATCAGATTCCCCGCGAGGAGTACTTCGAGAAGCTCGACGAACTGACCGGGTGA
- a CDS encoding AAA domain-containing protein, whose product MQIRGEVADVGDVREISTQYGERDLAELRVRREVDHEPVTVTLWGKWAETAEYLEEGMEVNVTDAERDDYDGEERYATTGDSYVVVEPSFLVDVTDVRSWVQCPRMYYLNKISGIPLNYPVVKGTIVHEVFGDLLRGRDLDEAVEDRVADAGLQLGLLGRDADAVAEEVRQNAAAIDGWLAQGTLTDEDEWRSEQLLISHRFGIKGRADAIRRGMPVELKTGKNTKRDPRFQDKIQAASYGLMLHEKGVPADTGTLLYTKNTTLDRGEATGDLSPAKEFSIGPGLRDFVVRARNEIAAMEHGMSVPTGHEADAKCEYCFEQDACMVVSGRLDQESKAGQIGRAVPDEEQEYFERFYELLETERRTVHAEYAKLWEQTAEERADDDRAVIGLDFVGKSELPGGRWELRAERSGDAVSKIREGDVVLASDGDPVDGHAELGRVERLGADEIVVTTDEPVEFSRIDVYPSELSVDRMLTALHDAVLKGDPRRKDVLFGRTEPEFDSASETFIDNNDAQDEAVRKAVTAEDLALIHGPPGTGKTYTIARAVRAMVERGERVLLSAFTNRAVDNALEALRDQGFEDVVRVGTKSGVREDMRDLLLDECADPDDPDDGPEERAAELEEAPVVAATTSTCGSRVMSEQSFDAAVVDEASQLTEPNTLAAINLADRFVLVGDHHQLPPVVRSETELSTSLFERMIDEYPAASVMLDRQYRMAQRIQAFASREFYDGELRPATPEVAGRSLSDLEGIDVDTLPANLRDRVAMLDVEGDAGRHTDAVEAERVAEAIESFAAAGVDRDRIAVIAPFRAQVAEIDRRVPEDVAVDTVDRFQGSSKDVVIVSFVATDDLDSPIFEDYRRVNVALTRAKRSLVLVGDADALRTHDRYARMVDWATK is encoded by the coding sequence GTGCAGATCAGGGGTGAGGTCGCCGACGTCGGCGACGTGCGCGAGATTTCCACGCAGTACGGCGAGCGCGACCTCGCGGAGCTGCGGGTCCGCCGCGAGGTCGATCACGAGCCGGTGACGGTCACGCTGTGGGGCAAGTGGGCCGAGACCGCCGAGTACCTCGAGGAGGGCATGGAGGTGAACGTCACCGACGCCGAGCGCGACGACTACGACGGCGAGGAGCGCTATGCGACCACGGGCGACTCCTACGTCGTCGTCGAGCCATCCTTCCTCGTCGACGTGACCGACGTTCGGTCGTGGGTGCAGTGCCCGCGGATGTACTACCTGAACAAGATTTCGGGCATCCCGCTGAACTACCCCGTCGTCAAGGGGACGATCGTCCACGAGGTGTTCGGCGACCTGCTTCGGGGCCGCGATCTCGACGAAGCCGTCGAGGATCGGGTCGCCGACGCGGGCCTCCAGCTCGGGCTGCTCGGCCGGGACGCCGACGCCGTCGCCGAGGAGGTGCGCCAGAACGCCGCGGCGATCGACGGCTGGCTCGCCCAGGGGACGCTCACCGACGAGGACGAGTGGCGCAGCGAGCAGTTGCTCATCAGCCACCGGTTCGGCATCAAGGGCCGCGCCGACGCCATCCGCCGGGGGATGCCCGTCGAACTCAAGACCGGCAAGAACACGAAGCGCGACCCGCGGTTCCAGGACAAGATTCAGGCCGCGTCCTACGGGCTGATGCTCCACGAGAAGGGCGTCCCGGCCGACACCGGAACGCTGCTATACACCAAGAACACGACGCTCGACCGGGGCGAGGCGACGGGCGATCTCTCGCCCGCGAAGGAGTTCTCGATCGGCCCCGGCCTCCGCGACTTCGTCGTTCGCGCCCGCAACGAGATCGCGGCGATGGAACACGGGATGAGCGTGCCGACGGGTCACGAGGCCGACGCCAAGTGCGAGTACTGCTTCGAGCAGGACGCCTGCATGGTCGTCTCCGGCCGACTCGACCAGGAGTCCAAGGCCGGCCAGATCGGCCGCGCAGTGCCCGACGAGGAACAGGAGTACTTCGAGCGTTTTTACGAACTCCTCGAAACCGAGCGCCGGACGGTCCACGCCGAGTACGCCAAGCTCTGGGAGCAGACAGCCGAAGAGCGGGCCGACGACGACAGGGCGGTGATCGGCCTCGACTTCGTAGGGAAGTCCGAGCTTCCGGGCGGTCGCTGGGAGCTGCGCGCCGAGCGCTCGGGCGACGCCGTCTCGAAGATTCGCGAGGGCGACGTCGTACTCGCGAGCGACGGCGATCCGGTCGACGGCCACGCCGAACTCGGCCGCGTCGAGCGCCTCGGCGCCGACGAGATCGTCGTCACGACCGACGAGCCGGTCGAGTTCTCGCGGATCGACGTCTACCCCTCCGAACTGTCGGTCGACCGGATGCTCACCGCGCTCCACGACGCCGTTCTCAAGGGCGACCCGCGCCGGAAGGACGTGCTGTTCGGGCGCACGGAACCGGAGTTCGACAGCGCCTCCGAGACGTTCATCGACAACAACGACGCGCAGGACGAAGCGGTGCGGAAGGCCGTCACCGCGGAGGACCTCGCGCTGATCCACGGCCCGCCGGGCACCGGCAAGACCTACACGATCGCCCGCGCGGTCCGCGCGATGGTCGAGCGCGGCGAGCGCGTTCTGCTCTCGGCGTTCACCAATCGGGCTGTCGACAACGCGCTCGAAGCCTTGCGCGATCAGGGGTTCGAAGATGTCGTCCGCGTGGGGACGAAAAGCGGCGTCCGCGAGGACATGCGGGATCTGCTGCTCGACGAGTGCGCCGATCCCGACGATCCGGACGACGGCCCGGAGGAGCGCGCCGCGGAACTCGAAGAGGCGCCCGTCGTCGCCGCCACGACCTCCACCTGCGGCTCGCGAGTGATGAGCGAGCAGTCGTTCGACGCCGCCGTCGTCGACGAGGCGTCCCAGCTCACCGAGCCCAACACCCTGGCGGCGATCAACCTCGCCGACCGCTTCGTGCTGGTCGGCGACCACCACCAGCTCCCGCCCGTGGTCAGGAGCGAGACCGAGCTCTCGACGTCGCTGTTCGAGCGCATGATCGACGAGTACCCCGCGGCGTCGGTGATGCTCGACCGCCAGTACCGGATGGCCCAGCGCATCCAGGCGTTCGCCTCGCGGGAGTTCTACGACGGAGAGCTCCGGCCCGCGACGCCCGAGGTCGCCGGCCGAAGCCTGTCCGATCTGGAAGGGATCGACGTCGATACGCTTCCAGCCAACCTCCGGGATCGCGTCGCGATGCTCGACGTCGAGGGCGACGCCGGACGCCACACCGACGCCGTCGAGGCCGAGCGCGTCGCCGAGGCGATCGAGTCGTTCGCCGCGGCGGGCGTCGATCGCGACCGGATCGCCGTGATCGCGCCGTTCCGCGCGCAGGTCGCCGAGATCGACCGGCGCGTTCCGGAGGACGTGGCGGTCGACACGGTCGACCGGTTCCAGGGGTCGAGCAAGGACGTCGTGATCGTCTCGTTCGTCGCGACCGACGACCTCGACAGCCCGATCTTCGAGGACTATCGCCGCGTGAACGTCGCGCTCACGCGCGCCAAGCGCTCGCTGGTGCTGGTCGGCGACGCCGACGCGCTGCGGACCCACGACCGGTACGCCCGGATGGTCGACTGGGCCACGAAGTGA